Proteins encoded in a region of the Rhodococcus sp. SBT000017 genome:
- a CDS encoding helix-turn-helix transcriptional regulator, whose product MNDPTEQLNRTFAALADPTRRDIVARLAGGDANVSELAEPYEMSLQAVSKHVKVLEEAGLVTRSKDAQRRPVHLDAEVFGLMTKWIERYRQEAEQRYRRLDALLETIADDKTTETKEVS is encoded by the coding sequence ATGAACGATCCAACAGAGCAGCTCAACAGAACGTTCGCGGCCCTGGCCGATCCCACTCGACGTGACATCGTCGCCCGCCTCGCCGGCGGTGACGCGAACGTCAGCGAATTGGCCGAGCCGTACGAGATGAGCCTGCAAGCGGTGTCGAAGCACGTGAAAGTGCTCGAGGAGGCCGGATTGGTCACGCGCAGCAAGGATGCCCAGCGTCGACCGGTGCATCTCGACGCCGAGGTGTTCGGCCTGATGACGAAATGGATCGAACGTTATCGCCAGGAAGCAGAGCAACGTTATCGACGCCTCGATGCCCTGCTGGAAACCATCGCAGACGACAAGACCACCGAGACGAAAGAAGTGTCATGA
- a CDS encoding uridine kinase gives MSVGDDMVRDVLSRAPGYPLRVAIDGVTASGKSTCARWLVNAIAAQVRPALHVTMDGFHHRRAHRYRQGRASALGYYRDAYDFDALRAHVLIPLGPNGSGEIRRRIIDLATDEPVDDPLESVPADAIVVVDGTFLHRPPLPDYWDYTVFVDTPMDVARARGTARDAEALGGTEAAGRAFDQRYHAACRIYLDEVDPRARATRVLPGIDRMLSKSDD, from the coding sequence ATGAGCGTCGGTGATGACATGGTGCGGGACGTACTCTCCCGGGCTCCGGGGTATCCGCTACGGGTGGCGATCGACGGGGTGACGGCTTCGGGTAAGTCCACCTGTGCGCGGTGGCTGGTGAATGCCATTGCAGCGCAGGTTCGTCCGGCACTTCATGTGACAATGGACGGCTTTCATCACCGGCGCGCCCACCGGTATCGACAGGGTCGGGCGTCGGCTCTCGGCTACTACCGGGACGCATATGACTTCGACGCGCTTCGTGCACACGTGCTGATCCCGTTGGGGCCGAACGGAAGCGGCGAAATTCGCCGTCGAATCATCGATCTGGCGACGGATGAGCCGGTCGACGATCCGCTGGAATCGGTGCCGGCCGACGCGATCGTGGTGGTGGACGGAACCTTTCTGCATCGGCCGCCGCTGCCCGACTACTGGGACTACACCGTCTTCGTCGACACCCCTATGGACGTCGCACGGGCTCGAGGTACGGCCAGGGATGCGGAGGCGCTCGGTGGCACGGAGGCGGCAGGCAGGGCCTTCGATCAGCGTTATCACGCGGCATGCCGGATCTATCTGGACGAGGTGGATCCTCGTGCACGGGCCACTCGGGTGCTGCCCGGTATTGACAGGATGCTGTCCAAAAGCGATGATTGA
- a CDS encoding DJ-1/PfpI family protein gives MTTIALYATDTMADWEYGYLTAGLAMAREQDPDANRLIVVSETGEAVTTKGGLRITPDVALADLPILDALILPGADTWDSGHDTVLKVAVELVAAGNPVAAICGATLGLARTGLLDDRPHTSNAAEFLTQATEYRGAEHYREEKAVTDGTVITAGGVHPLEFAKLVFERLNVFPQPVVDAWYGLYTTGERKYYDQLAGA, from the coding sequence ATGACCACCATTGCGCTCTATGCCACCGACACCATGGCCGACTGGGAGTACGGGTACCTCACCGCGGGCCTGGCCATGGCCCGCGAACAGGACCCGGACGCCAACCGGTTGATCGTCGTGTCCGAAACGGGGGAGGCCGTCACGACGAAGGGAGGGTTGAGAATCACTCCCGACGTCGCGCTCGCCGACCTTCCGATCCTCGATGCATTGATTCTGCCGGGCGCGGACACTTGGGACTCCGGGCACGACACGGTACTGAAGGTCGCCGTCGAACTGGTTGCGGCGGGGAATCCGGTCGCCGCGATCTGTGGCGCAACATTGGGTTTGGCTCGAACGGGTCTGCTCGACGATCGGCCACATACCTCGAATGCCGCCGAGTTCCTCACGCAGGCAACCGAATATCGGGGAGCTGAGCACTATCGCGAGGAGAAGGCGGTCACCGATGGCACCGTGATCACCGCAGGCGGCGTTCACCCGTTGGAGTTCGCGAAGCTGGTGTTCGAGCGGCTGAACGTGTTTCCGCAACCCGTCGTCGACGCCTGGTACGGCCTCTACACGACAGGGGAACGCAAGTACTACGACCAGCTCGCGGGCGCATGA
- a CDS encoding MarR family winged helix-turn-helix transcriptional regulator, giving the protein MKQRTPEGDALTALVLPIFELNGEFLAAAHDITEPAGLTPAWWQVLGATLDEPLSVADIARRVGLGLARQSVQRTANLLVDKGWAVYVDNPNHKRAKLLEPTPKGRDTVAELRDAQHAWSDAVGAAVGESELHAFAATLSRILAASRDYRGGSA; this is encoded by the coding sequence ATGAAACAACGCACCCCCGAGGGCGATGCGCTGACAGCGTTGGTGTTGCCCATCTTCGAGCTCAACGGCGAATTCCTCGCTGCCGCGCACGACATCACCGAGCCTGCGGGTCTGACTCCGGCGTGGTGGCAGGTTCTCGGAGCCACCCTGGACGAGCCGCTGTCGGTCGCTGACATCGCGCGACGCGTCGGACTGGGGTTGGCACGGCAGAGCGTGCAGCGGACGGCAAATCTGTTGGTGGACAAAGGCTGGGCCGTGTACGTCGACAACCCGAACCACAAGCGCGCGAAGTTGTTGGAACCCACTCCCAAAGGGCGCGACACCGTTGCAGAGCTGCGGGATGCGCAACATGCATGGTCCGATGCCGTGGGAGCCGCCGTGGGAGAGAGTGAACTGCATGCCTTCGCGGCCACTCTCAGCAGGATCCTTGCGGCATCACGGGACTATCGCGGCGGCAGTGCATAA
- a CDS encoding amidase: protein MSITDRKGVLVLITALTLSAVGCQSTSTPDDGSDLALQGLGVDDLRLRLESGQYTSADITRTYLDRIDKYDDTGPTPLHAVVDVNADALAEASTLDDERAAGTIRGPLHGIPVLIKGNIGSSELAATAGNVDLSAFRPVEDSPVVRNLRESGAIILGTTNMSEFAWHGTFTKSSVEGTTANIFDRELSASGSSGGSAVAVAAGFAPIALGTDTCGSVVGPAAHAGLVGFRPSHDAISRDGVVPLSLSQDVVGPIGHSVADAAAVADLTSGNDNGWSDSAAAIDLTSVTAAYLTWPFDARGADPDSPDQAVRPQIRTASDAAVEALAQSGPQLVDLPELNQEFATDVLTDSGYKDARPSIDQFLSSTNAAYDPEVAAKALPSDVLTFEDVAEGSALEADTITEWLAAPPLPNPAQDAILEKQQAGTQALTDLMATRNVDVLIYPTTPETASAEWAGTAACGISANTGAPSVQIPIGSTTSGLPFGLTVAAAPGQDAIALAVAAALEASVDADISAPALP from the coding sequence GTGTCCATCACAGACCGCAAGGGTGTTCTCGTACTGATCACCGCTCTCACACTCAGCGCCGTCGGTTGTCAATCGACCAGCACTCCCGACGACGGTTCCGACCTGGCCTTGCAGGGACTCGGCGTCGACGATCTTCGGTTGCGCTTGGAGTCGGGTCAGTACACCAGCGCGGACATCACTCGGACGTACCTCGACCGGATCGACAAGTACGACGACACAGGCCCGACGCCGCTGCATGCTGTTGTCGACGTCAATGCCGACGCACTGGCCGAGGCGAGCACGTTGGACGACGAGCGCGCTGCGGGAACAATACGGGGCCCGCTGCACGGTATTCCGGTACTGATCAAGGGCAACATCGGAAGTTCGGAACTTGCCGCGACGGCGGGAAACGTCGATCTGAGTGCGTTCCGTCCCGTCGAGGACTCTCCGGTGGTTCGCAACCTGCGAGAGTCGGGCGCAATCATCCTCGGAACCACCAACATGTCCGAATTTGCCTGGCATGGAACGTTTACCAAGAGTTCTGTCGAAGGTACGACCGCGAATATTTTCGACCGCGAGCTCAGCGCCAGCGGTTCCAGTGGCGGAAGCGCAGTAGCCGTGGCGGCGGGCTTCGCCCCGATCGCCTTGGGTACGGACACCTGCGGCTCGGTGGTCGGGCCGGCTGCCCACGCCGGGCTGGTGGGATTTCGCCCGAGTCACGATGCGATCAGCAGGGACGGCGTGGTTCCCCTGTCTCTCTCGCAGGACGTGGTCGGGCCGATCGGGCACTCCGTCGCCGACGCAGCGGCCGTGGCCGATCTGACCAGTGGCAACGACAACGGATGGTCCGACTCCGCAGCAGCAATAGACCTGACATCCGTGACGGCGGCGTACCTCACCTGGCCGTTCGATGCTCGTGGGGCTGATCCGGACAGTCCCGACCAGGCCGTGCGGCCCCAGATCCGTACCGCTTCGGATGCGGCCGTCGAGGCCCTCGCTCAATCGGGACCGCAGTTGGTCGACCTCCCCGAGCTGAACCAGGAGTTCGCCACCGACGTTCTGACGGACAGTGGTTACAAGGATGCACGGCCATCCATCGACCAGTTTCTCAGTTCGACGAACGCCGCCTACGATCCCGAGGTCGCCGCGAAGGCTCTCCCTTCGGATGTTCTGACTTTCGAGGATGTGGCCGAAGGCAGTGCGCTGGAAGCAGACACGATCACCGAGTGGTTGGCGGCACCCCCGTTGCCCAATCCGGCGCAGGATGCGATCCTCGAGAAACAACAGGCGGGCACGCAGGCGCTGACCGACCTCATGGCCACCCGGAATGTGGACGTTCTCATCTACCCGACGACGCCGGAAACAGCATCGGCGGAGTGGGCGGGCACGGCAGCGTGCGGTATCAGTGCGAACACCGGTGCGCCCTCGGTTCAGATCCCTATCGGTAGCACGACGAGCGGCTTGCCTTTCGGTTTGACCGTCGCGGCCGCACCTGGGCAAGATGCCATCGCTCTCGCAGTTGCGGCCGCTCTCGAAGCCTCCGTCGACGCCGACATATCGGCTCCAGCCCTGCCGTGA
- a CDS encoding aldo/keto reductase family protein, whose protein sequence is MAYRYLGNSGLKISEITYGNWLTHGSQVENDIATQCVRAALDAGITTFDTADVYANGAAETVLGDALKGERRESLEIFTKVYFPVGPKGPNDTGLSRKHILEGIDASLRRLGTDYVDLYQAHRYDVETPLEETIAAFGDVVRQGKALYIGVSEWTADQLRAGQELARQNGFSIISNQPQYSALWRVIEDQVIPTSKELGISQIVWSPIAQGVLTGKYLPGQLLPDGSRAKDDKGGDKMIARYLDDQTLTRVQQLKPIADDLGITMAQLAVAWVLANDNIAAALVGASRPEQIAENIKASEVTLDADVLAKIDDALGDSVERDPGKTGSPEARLV, encoded by the coding sequence ATGGCTTACAGATACCTCGGAAACAGCGGACTGAAGATTTCGGAGATCACCTACGGCAACTGGTTGACCCACGGATCGCAGGTGGAGAACGACATCGCCACCCAGTGCGTTCGTGCGGCGCTCGATGCAGGCATCACCACCTTCGACACCGCCGACGTCTACGCCAACGGAGCTGCCGAGACGGTGCTCGGGGACGCGCTGAAAGGGGAGCGTCGAGAATCGCTCGAGATATTCACCAAGGTCTACTTCCCCGTCGGACCCAAGGGGCCCAACGACACCGGACTCTCGCGCAAGCACATCCTCGAAGGCATCGACGCGTCACTGCGTCGACTCGGCACCGACTACGTGGACCTCTACCAGGCGCATCGCTACGACGTCGAGACCCCGCTCGAGGAGACCATCGCCGCCTTCGGTGACGTCGTCCGCCAAGGCAAGGCGCTCTACATCGGCGTCTCCGAATGGACCGCCGATCAACTGCGCGCCGGGCAGGAACTCGCCCGTCAGAACGGCTTCTCGATCATCTCGAACCAGCCGCAGTACTCGGCACTGTGGCGCGTCATCGAGGATCAGGTGATCCCGACGTCGAAGGAACTGGGCATTTCGCAGATCGTCTGGTCGCCCATCGCGCAGGGCGTTCTCACCGGCAAGTACCTCCCCGGACAGCTCCTGCCCGACGGCTCTCGCGCCAAGGACGACAAGGGTGGCGACAAGATGATCGCGCGCTACCTCGACGACCAGACGCTCACCCGAGTGCAGCAACTCAAGCCCATCGCCGACGATCTGGGAATCACCATGGCGCAGTTGGCCGTTGCGTGGGTACTGGCAAACGACAACATCGCGGCAGCGCTCGTCGGAGCCTCGCGTCCGGAGCAGATCGCCGAGAACATCAAGGCCTCCGAGGTGACCCTCGACGCCGACGTGCTCGCCAAGATCGACGACGCACTGGGCGATTCCGTGGAGCGCGACCCGGGCAAGACAGGCTCGCCCGAGGCGCGACTGGTCTGA
- a CDS encoding carboxylesterase/lipase family protein: MDTITVDTPQGQVRGRTGAGIISFLGVPYAEAPFGPRRFQAPSAPPMWDGVRDALEFGATVPKVGYRPPTSEILSEPVVPGDDCLNVNVFTPDVGGSAPVFVWIHGGAFVNGSNAIPTYDGSAFARDSVVAVVINYRLGVDGFALIDGAPANRGMLDQVAALEWVRDHIASYGGDPARVTIAGESAGAMSVGTLMSMPRADGLFQRAILQSGAGHHVITAETAAKVSAALASSLGVDASVDGLGSVPVDALVDAQRELSDRITAEAPTGAWGELALNVMAYEPYIDGDVVPALPFSRISDGASAHVDVLIGTTSEEHAFFIVPAGLVPHLTEDYVKMVLAGYRADPSALEKYREQLPDASAGELMIAVMTDWFFRIPATRLVEARSGNAFVYEFTWRSSLFDGALGACHALEIPFVFDMLHKPETERITGPNPPQQVADRMHRAWVDFVRDGSPGWDPYGTDRAVMMFGNEPGVALDPRPATREVWDGVR, translated from the coding sequence ATGGACACGATCACCGTCGACACACCTCAGGGCCAGGTTCGCGGTCGGACCGGCGCAGGCATCATCTCGTTCCTCGGAGTGCCGTACGCCGAGGCCCCCTTCGGGCCCCGTCGATTTCAGGCACCCTCGGCGCCGCCGATGTGGGACGGGGTTCGCGACGCTCTCGAGTTCGGGGCCACCGTCCCCAAGGTGGGGTACCGGCCGCCGACCAGCGAGATCCTCAGCGAACCGGTGGTACCCGGTGACGACTGCCTGAACGTCAACGTCTTCACCCCCGACGTCGGTGGATCCGCGCCGGTGTTCGTCTGGATCCACGGCGGAGCATTCGTCAACGGCAGCAACGCCATTCCCACGTACGACGGTTCCGCCTTCGCACGAGACAGTGTCGTGGCCGTGGTGATCAACTACCGCCTCGGAGTCGACGGCTTCGCGCTGATCGACGGTGCCCCGGCCAACCGCGGAATGCTGGACCAGGTAGCGGCCCTCGAGTGGGTGCGTGACCACATCGCCTCCTACGGCGGCGACCCCGCGCGGGTGACCATTGCGGGGGAGTCGGCCGGCGCGATGAGCGTCGGCACCCTGATGTCGATGCCACGTGCCGACGGGCTCTTCCAGCGGGCGATTCTGCAGAGCGGAGCCGGGCACCACGTCATCACCGCCGAGACCGCCGCGAAGGTCTCCGCAGCGTTGGCGTCCTCGCTCGGCGTCGATGCCTCGGTCGACGGACTGGGTTCGGTACCGGTGGATGCGTTGGTGGACGCACAACGCGAACTGTCCGATCGGATCACGGCCGAGGCCCCGACCGGAGCATGGGGTGAGCTGGCCCTGAACGTGATGGCCTACGAGCCGTACATCGACGGTGATGTCGTTCCAGCACTGCCCTTCTCGCGCATCAGCGACGGTGCGAGCGCGCATGTGGACGTGCTGATCGGAACCACCAGCGAGGAGCACGCGTTCTTCATCGTCCCGGCCGGGCTGGTCCCACACCTCACCGAGGACTACGTGAAGATGGTCCTCGCCGGGTACCGAGCCGACCCGTCGGCGCTGGAGAAGTACCGCGAACAGCTGCCCGACGCCTCGGCCGGTGAGCTGATGATCGCCGTCATGACCGACTGGTTCTTTCGGATTCCGGCCACGCGTCTGGTCGAAGCCCGCTCCGGAAACGCCTTCGTCTACGAATTCACCTGGCGCTCATCGCTGTTCGACGGCGCTCTCGGCGCCTGCCACGCACTCGAGATCCCGTTCGTGTTCGACATGTTGCACAAGCCCGAGACCGAGCGCATCACGGGACCGAATCCGCCGCAGCAGGTGGCCGACCGGATGCACCGCGCCTGGGTCGACTTCGTGCGCGACGGCTCACCCGGCTGGGACCCGTACGGTACCGACCGCGCAGTGATGATGTTCGGCAACGAGCCCGGCGTCGCCCTCGACCCGAGGCCGGCAACACGCGAGGTGTGGGACGGGGTGCGCTGA
- a CDS encoding NAD(P)/FAD-dependent oxidoreductase, which yields MRRFLPGFGSSSPAPARPARVVVVGGGFGGFNALQRLTKLLGPDRAVLTLVAPTDYLLYSPLLPEVATGVLDPRDIAVSTRQALPRVKLVLGHVTTVDFESRELTVTGPDGDSTLEWDKLILAPGSVTKQFDIPGVDEHAYGLKTLSEAVYIRNHVLAQLDAADALPDTPEGRSERAERLTVVAVGAGYTGTEFVAQMQNWVRGIASRWASVDPEEVRWVLVDVADAVLPELGERLGREALAVLAERGVDVRLGVSVASATATSVTLTDDEVIPSRTLVWGAGVAPSPLIAQLGLPTAGGRLVVRADMTVPEVSDVWAIGDAAAVPDLAADPSKPTPPTAQHAQRQGVAVARNVAATMGVGQSRPYKHKDLGLVADLGGFDGVAKPLGIPLTGPVAKFVARGYHLYALPTVSARVRVATDWLYSSVLPTRVVNLAQVRSEDALIKKAQAIDLYDRT from the coding sequence ATGCGCAGATTCCTTCCCGGTTTCGGTTCGAGTTCTCCGGCCCCCGCGCGGCCTGCTCGCGTCGTGGTGGTCGGTGGCGGCTTCGGCGGCTTCAACGCTCTGCAGCGGCTGACGAAGCTGCTGGGGCCCGATCGCGCCGTGCTGACGTTGGTGGCCCCCACCGACTACCTGCTCTACAGTCCGCTGTTGCCCGAGGTCGCCACCGGTGTCCTCGATCCGCGGGACATCGCCGTCTCCACCCGGCAGGCACTGCCGCGCGTGAAGTTGGTGCTCGGTCACGTCACCACTGTCGATTTCGAGTCTCGCGAGCTGACGGTGACCGGCCCCGACGGTGACTCGACGCTTGAGTGGGACAAGCTGATACTCGCCCCCGGGTCGGTGACCAAGCAGTTCGACATCCCCGGCGTCGACGAGCATGCGTACGGGCTCAAGACGCTGAGCGAGGCCGTCTACATCCGCAACCATGTGCTCGCGCAACTCGACGCCGCCGACGCCCTGCCCGATACCCCGGAGGGCCGGAGCGAACGCGCCGAGCGGTTGACGGTGGTGGCCGTGGGCGCGGGCTACACAGGCACCGAATTCGTTGCCCAGATGCAGAATTGGGTTCGGGGTATAGCATCCCGATGGGCGAGCGTCGACCCCGAGGAGGTGCGCTGGGTCCTCGTCGACGTGGCCGATGCGGTACTTCCCGAGCTCGGTGAGCGACTCGGCCGAGAAGCACTCGCTGTGCTCGCCGAGCGAGGTGTCGACGTTCGGCTCGGTGTGTCGGTGGCCTCGGCCACCGCAACGTCGGTGACGCTCACCGACGACGAGGTCATCCCGTCCCGAACTCTGGTCTGGGGAGCGGGCGTTGCACCGAGCCCGCTCATCGCGCAGCTGGGTCTACCGACAGCGGGCGGACGCCTCGTGGTGCGGGCGGACATGACCGTCCCCGAGGTATCGGACGTCTGGGCGATCGGCGACGCGGCAGCGGTCCCCGACCTCGCCGCCGACCCGTCGAAGCCGACTCCACCGACGGCTCAGCACGCCCAGCGCCAGGGCGTTGCCGTCGCACGCAATGTGGCGGCGACGATGGGCGTCGGGCAGTCGCGTCCGTACAAGCACAAGGACTTGGGGCTCGTCGCCGATCTCGGCGGATTCGACGGTGTCGCAAAGCCTCTCGGCATTCCGCTGACCGGACCCGTGGCGAAGTTCGTCGCACGCGGCTATCACCTCTACGCGTTGCCGACGGTCTCGGCGCGAGTGCGGGTGGCCACGGACTGGCTGTATTCCTCGGTGCTGCCGACCCGGGTCGTCAACCTCGCGCAGGTGCGATCCGAGGATGCGCTCATCAAGAAGGCTCAGGCAATCGACCTGTACGACCGAACGTAG
- a CDS encoding VOC family protein → MACRISELVLECRSPEILAQFWCEVLGFVVLDREGEELIEIGPAEGFGGPQPTIILSRHEQPRTGKGRLHIDVNPTDRDQDDELERLLALGARPADVGQTGTEQWHVLADPEGNEFCLLRTRLS, encoded by the coding sequence ATGGCATGCCGCATCAGTGAACTCGTACTCGAATGTCGTAGCCCGGAAATATTGGCTCAATTCTGGTGCGAGGTACTCGGTTTCGTCGTACTCGATCGCGAGGGCGAGGAATTGATCGAGATCGGGCCGGCCGAGGGGTTCGGCGGGCCCCAGCCCACGATCATTTTGAGCAGACACGAGCAGCCGAGAACGGGAAAGGGTCGGCTGCACATCGACGTCAACCCCACCGACCGGGATCAGGACGACGAACTGGAACGACTTCTCGCGCTCGGAGCCCGCCCGGCCGATGTGGGCCAGACGGGCACCGAGCAGTGGCACGTGCTCGCCGATCCCGAGGGCAACGAGTTCTGCCTGCTTCGGACGCGGTTGTCGTAG
- a CDS encoding NAD(P)/FAD-dependent oxidoreductase, which translates to MTQTIEPIEITRTRSPQERVDAWLSKFEEALVARDVPRVAGMFAVSSFWRDLVTFTWNLKTVEGRDGVSDMLSERLDDTDPTGFHTTEVPDEADGVVSAWIEFETATSRGKGHLRLTVDADTGEDVAWTLLTTMQELKGHEERQGPSRIKGAVHGSNADTQNWAEKKEIEEKELGYSVQPYALVVGGGQGGIALGARFRQLGVPAIVVDRAERPGDQWRGRYKSLCLHDPVWYDHLPYLPFPPNWPVFAPKDKIGDWLEMYTKVMEVPYWTKTTAKSATYDERAKEWTVVVDRDGEEVILRPKQLVMATGMSGKKNVPNFPGMDEFEGEQHHSSEHPGPDAYVGKRVVVVGSNNSAHDICKALYETGVDVTMLQRSSTHIVKSDSLCEIALGDLYSERAVESGMTTGKADLTFASLPYRIMHEFQIPVYQQIAEQDKDFYDRLEKAGFQLDFGDDGSGLFMKYLRRGSGYYIDVGASELVADGKIKLVAGQVDRISKTGVVLDDGTELPADLIVYATGYGSMNGWVADLIDQETADKVGKCWGLGSDTTKDPGPWEGEQRNMWKPTQQENFWFHGGNLHQSRHYSLYLALQIKARYEGIDTPVYGLQEVHHLR; encoded by the coding sequence ATGACCCAGACAATCGAGCCGATCGAGATCACCCGCACGCGCAGTCCTCAGGAACGGGTCGACGCCTGGCTGTCGAAGTTCGAGGAGGCACTGGTCGCACGCGATGTTCCTCGCGTTGCCGGCATGTTCGCCGTCAGCAGCTTCTGGCGCGATCTCGTCACGTTCACCTGGAATCTCAAGACCGTCGAAGGCCGTGACGGTGTCAGCGACATGCTCTCCGAACGGCTCGACGACACCGATCCGACGGGCTTTCACACCACCGAGGTCCCCGACGAGGCGGACGGCGTGGTCTCGGCGTGGATAGAGTTCGAGACCGCCACGAGTCGCGGCAAAGGACATCTGCGACTGACCGTGGACGCCGACACGGGCGAGGACGTGGCCTGGACTCTGCTGACCACGATGCAGGAACTCAAGGGCCACGAGGAGCGTCAGGGCCCCTCGCGCATCAAGGGCGCGGTGCACGGCTCGAATGCCGATACCCAGAACTGGGCGGAGAAGAAGGAGATCGAGGAGAAGGAACTCGGGTACAGCGTGCAGCCGTACGCCCTCGTCGTCGGCGGAGGCCAGGGCGGCATCGCTCTGGGCGCGCGGTTCCGGCAGCTCGGTGTGCCGGCGATCGTCGTCGACCGCGCCGAGCGCCCCGGCGACCAGTGGCGGGGACGCTACAAGTCGCTGTGCCTGCACGATCCGGTCTGGTACGACCATCTCCCCTACCTGCCGTTCCCGCCGAACTGGCCGGTGTTCGCGCCGAAGGACAAGATCGGCGACTGGCTCGAGATGTACACCAAGGTCATGGAGGTCCCCTACTGGACCAAGACCACGGCGAAGTCCGCTACTTACGACGAGCGGGCGAAGGAGTGGACGGTCGTCGTGGACCGAGACGGCGAAGAGGTGATTCTGCGGCCCAAGCAGCTGGTGATGGCCACCGGAATGTCCGGCAAGAAGAACGTCCCCAACTTCCCCGGCATGGACGAGTTCGAGGGCGAGCAGCACCATTCCAGCGAACACCCCGGTCCCGACGCGTATGTCGGCAAGCGCGTCGTGGTGGTGGGCTCCAACAATTCTGCGCACGACATCTGCAAGGCGCTGTACGAGACGGGCGTCGACGTGACGATGCTGCAGCGTTCGTCGACGCACATCGTCAAGTCCGATTCGCTGTGTGAGATCGCACTCGGGGATCTGTACTCCGAGCGGGCCGTCGAGTCCGGAATGACCACGGGCAAGGCCGATCTCACATTCGCGTCGCTGCCCTACCGGATCATGCACGAGTTCCAGATTCCGGTGTATCAGCAGATCGCGGAACAGGACAAGGACTTCTACGATCGGCTGGAGAAGGCCGGGTTCCAACTCGATTTCGGTGACGACGGATCCGGGCTGTTCATGAAGTACCTGCGTCGCGGCTCGGGCTACTACATCGACGTCGGTGCATCCGAGCTGGTCGCGGACGGCAAGATCAAACTCGTTGCCGGACAGGTCGACCGGATCAGCAAGACCGGCGTCGTGCTCGACGACGGCACCGAGCTACCGGCGGATCTGATCGTCTACGCCACCGGCTACGGCTCGATGAACGGCTGGGTCGCCGACCTGATCGATCAGGAGACCGCGGACAAGGTCGGCAAGTGCTGGGGCCTCGGCTCCGACACCACCAAGGACCCCGGTCCGTGGGAGGGCGAGCAGCGCAACATGTGGAAGCCGACGCAGCAGGAGAACTTCTGGTTCCACGGCGGCAATCTGCATCAGTCCCGGCACTATTCGCTCTACCTCGCACTGCAGATCAAGGCGCGCTACGAGGGCATCGACACCCCGGTCTACGGGCTGCAGGAAGTGCATCACCTTCGGTGA